A section of the Naumovozyma dairenensis CBS 421 chromosome 5, complete genome genome encodes:
- the NDAI0E00720 gene encoding uncharacterized protein (similar to Saccharomyces cerevisiae YOR292C; ancestral locus Anc_8.759), translating into MPLQLPGSDRIFALRGHSASATQQSRLTILTRQIHRWEDESISQIKNFFRLKVFRITLTHLIILSIWLCFLWNYTSVYGELYAVNTLIASMIMNTILFGISDTLAQSITCFLSETVDPIPQIVDDSARHLLHQFESPHDIESGYESDNLSVFNDYGLSPVSSLYEEELDEHNDDHINAIQSRPETDVFNFRRFFGFMFWGFFISNFQVPWYRFLNFFYTEDPTVVQVLERVLSDQLVYSPVQLYYFFMYSNYVIEKGNADTFKIKIRSIYISTLGCNYLLWPAVQFINFLLMPKKFQVPFSSSVGVLWNCFLSMRNANKSITHKLR; encoded by the coding sequence ATGCCCTTACAACTTCCTGGTAGTGATAGAATATTTGCTCTGCGAGGACATTCTGCTAGTGCAACTCAACAAAGCCGACTTACTATACTTACCAGACAAATCCATCGATGGGAAGATGAATCTATTTCACAGATAAAAAACTTTTTTAGACTCAAAGTATTTCGAATAACACTCACACATTTGATTATACTTTCTATATGGTTATGCTTCTTATGGAACTACACATCTGTATATGGAGAACTCTATGCGGTAAACACTTTAATAGCATCAATGATCATGAACACTATCTTATTTGGAATATCTGATACTTTAGCTCAAAGTATAACATGCTTTCTCTCAGAAACTGTTGATCCAATCCCCCAGATTGTAGATGATTCAGCTAGACACCTACTACACCAATTTGAAAGCCCGCATGACATCGAGAGTGGATATGAAAGTGATAATCTATCAGTTTTCAACGATTACGGACTTTCTCCAGTATCTTCTTTgtatgaagaagaattggaTGAGCATAATGATGACCACATCAATGCTATCCAATCTCGCCCAGAGACTGACGTTTTTAATTTCAGGAGATTTTTTGGATTTATGTTCTGGGGTTTCTTCATTTCCAATTTCCAAGTTCCATGGTATCgttttttaaattttttctataCAGAGGATCCTACCGTGGTTCAAGTATTGGAAAGGGTTCTATCAGATCAATTAGTTTATTCTCCAGTTCagttatattattttttcatgtATTCCAATTATGTTATAGAGAAAGGGAATGCCGACACgttcaaaataaaaattagAAGTATTTATATCTCAACGTTAGGTTGCAATTATTTACTTTGGCCAGCAGTGCAGTTcataaattttcttctgaTGCctaaaaaatttcaagTACCGTTTAGTTCATCGGTGGGTGTTCTATGGAATTGTTTTCTATCAATGAGGAATGCTAACAAGTCAATAACACATAAATTACGTTGA